A single region of the Blattabacterium cuenoti genome encodes:
- a CDS encoding mechanosensitive ion channel family protein yields MKIFTKISTVIFYFYIQNIHIFSLHLDLKKWVSITLIIIGKIFFFTILLIILEFIFNRGVRFIGRRIVSSTHFVWDNILYENKVFDSLAHFFPLSIGFILIEPFFKNYHTIIIYLGKVFDILFVLIVLQFLIRVVNSIMRIATSENNHQTIAVRSFSQLLKIISIIFCVLIIIAILTKNDLITVLTSLGAITAIVILVFRDTILGFVSGVQMASTKMIKVGDWIGIPKYSIEGTVIEINLTSAKIENFDKTITSVPTYDLISTAVTNFEVMRQKNIRRIKRSILFNIQSFHFCNSDNLKGFQHVYLIKDYIYKKQKEIDLFNKEKNIDISINLNGRRLTNIGLFRQYALEYLYQHPKISQSETLMIRHLEPTPYGLPIELYCFTNTSVSIQYEQIQASVFDHLLTAAKEFNLEVTQVTKKESF; encoded by the coding sequence ATTGGTAAAATATTTTTTTTTACTATTTTACTAATAATTTTAGAGTTTATTTTTAACAGAGGTGTACGTTTTATAGGGAGGAGAATAGTAAGTTCTACACATTTCGTTTGGGATAATATCTTATATGAAAATAAAGTTTTTGATAGTTTAGCTCATTTTTTCCCACTATCTATTGGTTTTATTTTAATTGAACCCTTTTTTAAGAATTATCATACAATTATCATTTATCTAGGAAAAGTATTTGATATATTATTTGTTTTAATTGTTTTACAATTTTTAATAAGAGTAGTAAATTCTATAATGAGAATAGCTACAAGTGAAAATAATCATCAGACAATAGCAGTTCGCTCTTTTTCACAATTATTAAAAATTATATCTATAATATTTTGTGTTTTAATTATTATTGCTATTTTAACAAAAAATGATCTAATTACTGTTCTTACGAGTTTAGGTGCTATAACCGCTATTGTCATATTAGTTTTCAGAGATACCATTCTTGGATTTGTTTCTGGAGTACAAATGGCATCTACTAAAATGATAAAAGTAGGAGATTGGATTGGAATTCCAAAATATAGCATAGAAGGAACAGTTATAGAAATAAATTTAACATCTGCAAAAATAGAGAACTTTGATAAAACTATAACTAGTGTTCCTACTTATGATTTAATTTCTACTGCTGTTACTAACTTTGAGGTTATGCGTCAAAAAAATATACGTAGAATCAAAAGATCTATATTGTTTAATATACAATCCTTCCACTTTTGTAATTCAGATAATTTAAAGGGATTTCAACATGTTTATCTAATAAAAGATTATATTTATAAAAAACAAAAGGAAATAGATCTTTTCAATAAAGAAAAGAATATTGATATCAGCATAAATTTAAATGGAAGAAGATTAACTAATATTGGTCTTTTTCGTCAATATGCATTGGAATATTTATATCAACACCCAAAAATATCGCAATCAGAAACATTGATGATTCGTCATTTAGAACCAACTCCTTACGGATTACCTATAGAACTATATTGTTTTACAAATACTTCCGTATCTATTCAATATGAACAAATACAGGCTAGTGTTTTTGATCATTTATTAACAGCTGCTAAGGAATTTAATTTGGAAGTAACACAGGTTACTAAAAAAGAATCTTTTTAA